Genomic window (Streptococcus suis S735):
TCTATTTGAATGGGGCGGATTATCAGGAAGTTTCAGCTTCTTTGAAGAAGATTTTTGGGATCCAAAATTTCGCACCGTCTTATAAGATTGAAAAGTCTGTTCCAGCTTTGAAAGAAGCGGTTGTGGAAATAATGCAGACCATTTACAAGGAAGGGATGACCTTCAAGATTGCTGCGCGTCGTAGTGATCACAGTTTTGAATTGGACAGCCGTGACCTTAACCAAGTCCTTGGAGATGCGGTTTTTACAGCTATTCCAAATGTACAGGTACAGATGAAGTCACCAGATATTACCTTGCGAGTGGAAATCCGTCCTGATGCTGCTTATATTTCTCATGAAGAAATCAAGGGGGCAGGCGGTCTGCCAGTTGGAACATCTGGAAAAGGAACGCTTATGTTATCAGGTGGTATTGATTCGCCTGTTGCGGGCTATTTAGCACTGAAACGTGGGGTTGAAATCGAAGCCCTGCACTTTGCAAGTCCGCCTTATACTAGCCCGGGTGCGCTTAAAAAAGCCCATGATTTGACTCGCAAATTGACTGCCTTTGGTGGTAATATCACCTTTATTGAAGTGCCGTTTACAGAAATTCAGGAAGAAATCAAGGAAAAGGCACCTGAAGCTTATTTGATGACCTTGACACGTCGCTTCATGATGCGGATTACAGACCGAGTACGGGAAGAGCGTGGTGCCATGGTTATTATCAATGGTGAAAGTCTAGGACAAGTGGCAAGTCAGACCCTGGAATCCATGCAGGCTATCAATGCGGTGACAAATACACCTGTTATCCGTCCAGTCGTTACCATGGACAAGTTGGAAATCATTGATATTGCACAAGAAATTGATACCTTTGATATTTCCATCCAGCCATTTGAGGATTGCTGTACCATCTTTGCCCCTGACCGTCCAAAAACTAACCCTAAAATCAAAAATGTCGAGCAATACGAGGCTCGAATGGATGTAGAAGGCTTGGTGGAACGAGCTGTGGCTGGGATTATCGTAACTGAAATCACACCGAAAGAAGAAGTGAAAGACGAAGTGGATAGTTTAATTGAAGACTTACTGTAGAATTCAATTGTTTTGGCATACATTTAAATCCAGCTATTGCTGGATTTTTTAATACGAATCGTTCGGAAAAATCGAATTTGTATGATATAATAAGACTTCAGAAAAAAACAAAGGAGTTATTATGAAAAAAGGAGCACTAACAGGATTACTCCTGTTTGGTATGTTTTTTGGTGCAGGAAACTTGATTTTCCCACCTGCACTTGGTGTCTTATCTGGTGAGAATTTCTGGCCTGCTATTTTAGGATTTGTCGTTTCGGGTGTCGGTATTGCAGTCATTGCCCTGATTGTCGGAACATTGAACCCCAAAGGTTATGTACATGAGATTTCTCGCAAGATTTCACCGACTTTTGCAACGATTTATCTTGTTGCCTTGTATTTGGCGATTGGTCCTTTCTTTGCCATTCCGCGTACAGCTACAACGTCCTTTGAAATTGGTATTGCGCCATTATTGGGCGATGCGAATCTCGGTCTTTGGTTGTTTGGCTTTACAGCTCTATACTTTGTGGCAGCTTATCTGATTGCCCTCAATCCATCTCAAATCTTAAATAGTATCGGACGTATTTTAACCCCTGTTTTTGCGATTTTGATTGTGATTTTGGTGGTGCTTGGTATTGTTAAGTACGGATCAACAAGTCCGTTACCAGCTTCGGAAGCTTACTCAGCAGGACAGGCATTTGGTACAGGATTTATCGAGGGATACAATACACTCGACGCACTTGCTTCTATTGCTTTTAGTGTCGTAGCAGTAAATACCTTGAAACAACTTGGTTTCTCAAGCAAAAGGGAATATGTATCAACTATTTGGTCTGTTGGCTTAGTTGTAGCCTTGGCATTCTCAGCTCTATATGTTGGTTTGGCTTTTTTAGGAAATCATTTTCCTGTGCCTGCGGATGTTTTGGCTTCCGATACCAACAAGGGTGTTTACATTCTTTCGCAAGCAACACAGGCTATTTTTGGACCAGGTGCACAAATTTTCTTAGCTGCTATGGTTATCGTTACTTGCTTTACGACGACGGCTGGCTTGATTGTTTCTTCAGGTGAATTTTTCGCTGAGCGTTTCCCACGTTTTAGCTACAAAGTATATGCGACTATCTTTACCTTGATTGGCTTTGGGATTGCCAACCTCGGTTTGAACAATATCATCACCTTCTCTGTTCCAGTTCTTTTGGTTCTCTATCCAATCACTATCTGTATTGTCTTGATTACCATTGTTAACAAATTTGTACCGCTTTCGACTTATGGTATGCAATTAACTGTGGGACTTGTGACAGCTTTGTCATTGGTAGAAGTGTTAGCAGGACAATTCAACTGGACTGCTGTTTCAAAAATCATCTCAGCTCTGCCATTGGCAGGACAATCATTAGCATGGTTATTACCAGCTCTTGTCGGAATCGTCCTCTCTCTATTCTTACCAAACAAGCAGGAGAGCGAAGTTTTTGAAATGTAAAAAAATGATACAAAACACTTGCATTTGCAGGTGTTTTTGTTATAATAGGACTGTTGACTATGCACACATCCTGTGCAACCGCACGAATGCCGTTCTTTCGTTGAGAGTAGAGTAAGTGGTTCGTCCCACGGTACTAGGCGAGTCTTCACATCAAATTCGGGTAAGACCCAAAAATCATAGGAGGTGCATAATGAGCACATATGCAATCATTAAAACTGGCGGCAAACAAGTTAAAGTTGAAGTCGGTCAAGCTATCTACGTTGAAAAATTGAACGTTGAAGCAGGTCAAGAAGTTACTTTCGAAGAAGTAGTTCTTGTTGGTGGTGAGAAAACTGTTGTGGGTACTCCACTCGTAGCAGGCGCTACTGTTGTTGGTACTGTTGAAAAACAAGGTAAACAGAAAAAAGTTGTTACCTTCAAGTACAAACCTAAAAAAGGTAGCCACCGCAAACAAGGTCACCGTCAACCTTACACAAAAGTTGTTATCAACGCTATCAACGCTTAATCGCGTAGCTTGAAGCAATCATTACAGAAATTCGGAGGAATAACATATGTTAAACTTGAATCTTGCTAACTTGCAATTTATGGCCCACAAAAAAGGTGGAGGTTCAACGTCAAACGGTCGTGACTCACAAGCGAAACGCCTTGGTGCGAAAGCTGCTGACGGCCAAACTGTATCAGGTGGTTCAATCCTTTACCGCCAACGTGGTACAAAAATCTATCCAGGAGCTAACGTAGGTCGTGGTGGAGATGACACTCTTTACGCTAAAGTAGAAGGCGTTGTACGCTTCGAACGTAAAGGTCGCGATAAGAAACAAGTATCTGTTTATCCAATCGCAAAATAAGTCTGAAAATGGCTTTACAATAGGCTTTCCGAGTTGTTTTCGGAGAGTCTTTTTTGTAATTTGATTTTGCTATTTTTAAAAGTGTACGATAGAAGTGATTTAAGACGGCAATATCTTCTCTATAGGATAAAAATATTTTGCCATCTGCACTGTTGCGCTGCCTATAAGTTCTACGTTCAGTAGTAGATGAAATGTTCAGAGGAAGTGGTATGGGTTCCAACTTAGTAAAATTAGTCATTGATGATTTGGCGAACAGAAATTCCAAAGCCTTTCAAATTGCAGTTGAAGAAGAGAAATTGGGAACCTGGAAGTTATACAAGAAAT
Coding sequences:
- the rplU gene encoding 50S ribosomal protein L21 translates to MSTYAIIKTGGKQVKVEVGQAIYVEKLNVEAGQEVTFEEVVLVGGEKTVVGTPLVAGATVVGTVEKQGKQKKVVTFKYKPKKGSHRKQGHRQPYTKVVINAINA
- the thiI gene encoding tRNA uracil 4-sulfurtransferase ThiI gives rise to the protein MNYSEIMIRYGELSTKGKNKMRFVNKLRNNIKHVLSVYPEVTVYFDRDRGHVYLNGADYQEVSASLKKIFGIQNFAPSYKIEKSVPALKEAVVEIMQTIYKEGMTFKIAARRSDHSFELDSRDLNQVLGDAVFTAIPNVQVQMKSPDITLRVEIRPDAAYISHEEIKGAGGLPVGTSGKGTLMLSGGIDSPVAGYLALKRGVEIEALHFASPPYTSPGALKKAHDLTRKLTAFGGNITFIEVPFTEIQEEIKEKAPEAYLMTLTRRFMMRITDRVREERGAMVIINGESLGQVASQTLESMQAINAVTNTPVIRPVVTMDKLEIIDIAQEIDTFDISIQPFEDCCTIFAPDRPKTNPKIKNVEQYEARMDVEGLVERAVAGIIVTEITPKEEVKDEVDSLIEDLL
- the brnQ gene encoding branched-chain amino acid transport system II carrier protein; protein product: MMKKGALTGLLLFGMFFGAGNLIFPPALGVLSGENFWPAILGFVVSGVGIAVIALIVGTLNPKGYVHEISRKISPTFATIYLVALYLAIGPFFAIPRTATTSFEIGIAPLLGDANLGLWLFGFTALYFVAAYLIALNPSQILNSIGRILTPVFAILIVILVVLGIVKYGSTSPLPASEAYSAGQAFGTGFIEGYNTLDALASIAFSVVAVNTLKQLGFSSKREYVSTIWSVGLVVALAFSALYVGLAFLGNHFPVPADVLASDTNKGVYILSQATQAIFGPGAQIFLAAMVIVTCFTTTAGLIVSSGEFFAERFPRFSYKVYATIFTLIGFGIANLGLNNIITFSVPVLLVLYPITICIVLITIVNKFVPLSTYGMQLTVGLVTALSLVEVLAGQFNWTAVSKIISALPLAGQSLAWLLPALVGIVLSLFLPNKQESEVFEM
- the rpmA gene encoding 50S ribosomal protein L27, with product MLNLNLANLQFMAHKKGGGSTSNGRDSQAKRLGAKAADGQTVSGGSILYRQRGTKIYPGANVGRGGDDTLYAKVEGVVRFERKGRDKKQVSVYPIAK